One genomic segment of Amycolatopsis sp. WQ 127309 includes these proteins:
- a CDS encoding MarR family winged helix-turn-helix transcriptional regulator, translating into MSSTTEKPYPVPEAELFRFAELGRESSTLTVLRHARIAERMGLSGTDHKTFDLVGQAAGPLTAGRIAELTGLSTGAVTGVIDRLEKVGLVRRVRDPEDRRKVLVEVVPGAAERYAPLFQSAFDGLRESLAQFSPAERKVIERYQNVMLEQLRAEIMHNSRPA; encoded by the coding sequence ATGTCGAGCACGACGGAAAAGCCGTACCCGGTGCCCGAAGCGGAACTCTTCCGCTTCGCGGAATTGGGTCGCGAAAGCAGCACGCTGACCGTACTCCGGCACGCCAGGATCGCCGAGCGGATGGGCCTGTCCGGTACCGACCACAAGACGTTCGACCTGGTCGGACAGGCGGCCGGGCCGCTCACCGCGGGCCGGATCGCCGAGCTCACCGGGCTGTCGACCGGCGCGGTCACGGGCGTCATCGACCGGTTGGAGAAGGTCGGGCTGGTCCGCCGCGTCCGCGACCCGGAGGACCGCCGCAAGGTCCTCGTCGAGGTCGTGCCCGGGGCCGCCGAGCGCTACGCGCCGCTCTTCCAGTCAGCCTTCGACGGGCTTCGCGAGAGCCTCGCGCAGTTCTCACCGGCCGAACGAAAAGTCATCGAGCGTTATCAGAATGTCATGCTGGAACAGCTGCGCGCCGAGATCATGCACAATTCGCGCCCCGCGTAG
- a CDS encoding ATP/GTP-binding protein, which translates to MGFGEFDSDANAPQVTGPTSSAKIVVAGGFGSGKTTMVGAISEIDPLTTEAMMTEASVGHDDTSATPNKTTTTVAMDFGRISLDSDLVLYVFGTPGQHRFWFMWDDLAVGAIGAVVLVDTRRLADAFPSIDFFENRKLPYVVAINCFDRLLHHQIEDVRHALTIAPSVPIMACDARERDSAKQVLISVVQHAIAHDSALRAG; encoded by the coding sequence GTGGGCTTCGGAGAATTTGACTCCGACGCGAACGCGCCGCAGGTGACGGGTCCGACCTCGTCGGCCAAGATCGTGGTCGCCGGCGGGTTCGGTTCGGGGAAGACAACGATGGTCGGGGCGATCTCGGAGATCGACCCGCTGACCACCGAGGCCATGATGACCGAGGCGAGCGTCGGACACGACGACACCTCGGCGACGCCCAACAAGACCACCACTACCGTGGCGATGGACTTCGGGCGCATCTCGCTGGACTCGGACCTGGTGCTGTACGTGTTCGGTACGCCGGGTCAGCACCGGTTCTGGTTCATGTGGGACGACCTGGCGGTCGGGGCCATCGGCGCGGTCGTGCTCGTGGACACGCGGCGGCTGGCCGACGCGTTCCCGTCGATCGACTTCTTCGAGAACCGGAAGCTGCCCTACGTCGTGGCCATCAACTGCTTCGACCGGTTGCTGCACCACCAGATCGAGGACGTCCGGCACGCGCTGACCATCGCGCCGTCGGTCCCGATCATGGCGTGTGACGCGCGCGAGCGCGACTCCGCCAAGCAGGTGCTGATCTCGGTCGTCCAGCACGCGATCGCGCACGATTCGGCGTTGCGCGCGGGATAG
- a CDS encoding MoaD/ThiS family protein: protein MTTLTIVVRYFAAARAAAGEEEEKVQLPSNASVADAVAELRRLHPERLPRVLEAVSYLLDGIAVRDLTRRLKDGAELDVLPPFAGG from the coding sequence ATGACGACCCTGACCATCGTGGTCCGGTACTTCGCCGCGGCACGCGCCGCGGCCGGTGAAGAAGAGGAGAAGGTGCAGCTGCCTTCGAACGCTTCGGTCGCCGACGCCGTGGCCGAGCTGCGCCGCCTCCACCCGGAGCGGCTGCCGCGGGTCCTGGAGGCCGTCAGCTACCTGCTCGACGGCATCGCGGTCCGCGACCTCACCCGCCGCCTCAAGGACGGCGCCGAGCTGGACGTCCTTCCGCCCTTCGCCGGCGGCTGA
- a CDS encoding transglycosylase family protein — MSYRGKHRKMSAATRTVARVAIAGIAVGAPLAIAATPASATNWDAIAQCESGGNWSINTGNGYYGGLQFTQSTWKAYGGTGSAQGASRDQQIAVAERVLQGQGIGAWPVCGKKGGGGSSTAPRTAKTTTPKKVTPKKSTPVAPKQAAAPKQAAAPSATGVSSSNPAGDYTVVAGDTLSKIAKQFSVTGGYQKLQDLNAKYIPNADMILVGQKIATK; from the coding sequence ATGTCTTACCGAGGCAAGCACCGCAAGATGTCCGCTGCCACCCGCACCGTCGCTCGCGTCGCCATCGCGGGCATCGCGGTCGGCGCCCCCCTCGCGATCGCCGCGACCCCCGCGTCGGCGACGAACTGGGACGCGATCGCGCAGTGTGAGAGCGGCGGCAACTGGAGCATCAACACCGGCAACGGCTACTACGGCGGCCTGCAGTTCACGCAGAGCACCTGGAAGGCCTACGGCGGCACCGGCAGCGCCCAGGGCGCGTCGCGTGACCAGCAGATCGCCGTGGCCGAGCGCGTTCTACAGGGCCAGGGCATCGGCGCCTGGCCGGTCTGCGGCAAGAAGGGCGGCGGCGGTTCGTCGACGGCCCCGCGGACCGCGAAGACCACCACGCCCAAGAAGGTGACTCCCAAGAAGAGCACCCCGGTGGCCCCGAAGCAGGCCGCGGCCCCCAAGCAGGCCGCTGCCCCGTCGGCGACCGGCGTGAGCAGCTCGAACCCGGCCGGTGACTACACCGTCGTGGCGGGCGACACGCTGTCCAAGATCGCCAAGCAGTTCAGCGTCACCGGCGGCTACCAGAAGCTGCAGGACCTGAACGCGAAGTACATCCCGAACGCGGACATGATCCTCGTCGGGCAGAAGATCGCCACCAAGTGA
- a CDS encoding helicase-associated domain-containing protein produces the protein MPATSLADWLRAEPDAALAELLRTRRDLSTPPPSDSTVLATRAGTPGSVARACEDLDTVTLAVLEACLLTGADRDPVPVEDVTKLVGADLAAPLTRLRARALVWGTDDALRVPPAVREALGPFPAGLGTPSPALAGEDLEARLAELSDDERGVLNALAAGPPIGRTRDAGIDLTLKKAETPVQKLLARGLLLRRDDQTVELPMELGVAVRGGVFGPGTLTEPELPVHPHRASTLDEAAAGEAMEFLRHTESLLRGWSAAPPPVLKSGGLGVRELKKLAKDLEIDETQATLLAELAVGAGLVADSEASVPEWVPTTLTDSWLASPTAQRWMTLAQAWLELPRLPGLAGGRDAKDKPVAPLSEELRRPLAPVARRRVLATLAALPEGAGVKSVDELVAVLAWRAPRRGGRLRDETVRWTVAEASALGLVGLGGVTTATRALLADDRPAAVEAILDALPAPVDKVLLQADLTVVAPGPLEPELATEMDAVADIESAGHATVYRITEGSVRRALDTGRTADELHALFRAKSATPVPQGLSYLVDDVARRHGRLRGGVAASFLRCDDEALLAEVLAHPIAAEHDLRLIAPTVVISPDPLHEVLTGLRGAGFAPAAEGPDGRVVDIRPGGRRLPAKARAPRRNPGEQAVLTEDQAERIVSNLRAGDAATARRRGSTVKAPGGGGADTSATLELLSRATLERREVWIGFVDSRGTASQRVVRPIRVGGGILEGDNNERYSLHRITSAALVED, from the coding sequence ATGCCCGCGACCTCCTTGGCGGACTGGCTGCGTGCGGAGCCCGACGCCGCACTCGCAGAGCTGCTCCGCACGCGTCGCGACTTGTCGACGCCGCCGCCCTCCGACAGCACGGTGCTGGCCACCCGCGCCGGCACCCCGGGCTCGGTCGCGCGTGCCTGCGAAGACCTCGACACCGTCACCCTGGCCGTGCTCGAAGCGTGCCTGCTGACCGGCGCGGACCGCGACCCCGTGCCGGTCGAAGACGTCACGAAGCTGGTCGGCGCCGACCTCGCGGCACCGCTGACCCGGCTCCGCGCGCGGGCGCTGGTCTGGGGCACCGACGACGCGCTGCGCGTGCCGCCCGCGGTCCGGGAGGCGCTCGGGCCGTTCCCGGCCGGGCTGGGCACGCCGTCGCCGGCGCTGGCCGGCGAAGACCTCGAGGCGCGGCTGGCCGAGCTGTCCGACGACGAACGCGGGGTGCTGAACGCGTTGGCCGCAGGCCCGCCGATCGGCCGCACCCGCGACGCGGGGATCGACCTCACGCTGAAGAAGGCCGAAACGCCGGTGCAGAAGCTGCTCGCCCGCGGGCTGCTGCTGCGGCGCGACGACCAGACCGTCGAGCTGCCGATGGAGCTCGGGGTCGCGGTGCGCGGCGGGGTGTTCGGGCCGGGCACGCTCACCGAGCCCGAGCTGCCGGTGCACCCGCACCGAGCGTCCACTTTGGACGAAGCCGCGGCCGGTGAGGCGATGGAGTTCCTGCGCCACACCGAATCCCTGCTGCGCGGGTGGTCGGCGGCGCCGCCCCCGGTGCTCAAGTCCGGCGGCCTCGGCGTGCGCGAGCTGAAGAAGCTGGCCAAGGACCTCGAGATCGACGAGACGCAGGCGACGCTGCTGGCCGAGCTGGCCGTCGGGGCCGGGCTCGTCGCGGACAGCGAGGCGAGCGTGCCCGAATGGGTGCCGACGACGCTGACCGACTCCTGGCTCGCGTCGCCGACCGCCCAGCGCTGGATGACGCTCGCGCAGGCGTGGCTCGAGCTGCCGCGGCTGCCCGGGCTCGCCGGCGGCCGCGACGCCAAGGACAAGCCGGTCGCGCCGCTGTCCGAAGAGCTCCGGCGGCCGCTGGCGCCGGTCGCGCGCCGCCGCGTGCTGGCCACGCTGGCGGCCCTGCCCGAGGGCGCCGGGGTGAAGAGCGTCGACGAGCTGGTCGCGGTGCTCGCCTGGCGGGCCCCCCGCCGTGGCGGACGGCTGCGGGACGAGACGGTGCGCTGGACCGTGGCCGAGGCGAGCGCGCTCGGCCTGGTCGGGCTCGGCGGCGTCACGACGGCGACCCGCGCGCTGCTGGCCGACGACCGCCCGGCCGCCGTCGAAGCGATCCTGGACGCGCTGCCCGCGCCGGTGGACAAGGTGCTGCTGCAGGCCGACCTGACGGTGGTCGCGCCGGGGCCGCTGGAACCCGAGCTGGCCACCGAGATGGACGCCGTCGCCGACATCGAGTCGGCCGGCCACGCGACGGTCTACCGGATCACCGAGGGCTCGGTCCGGCGCGCGCTCGACACCGGCCGGACGGCCGACGAGCTGCACGCGCTGTTCAGGGCGAAGTCCGCGACGCCGGTGCCGCAGGGCCTGAGCTACCTGGTCGACGACGTCGCGCGACGGCACGGGCGGCTGCGCGGCGGGGTCGCGGCGTCGTTCCTGCGGTGCGACGACGAGGCGCTGCTGGCCGAGGTGCTCGCCCACCCGATCGCCGCGGAGCACGACCTGCGGCTGATCGCGCCGACCGTCGTGATCAGCCCGGATCCCCTGCACGAGGTCCTGACCGGGCTGCGCGGCGCCGGGTTCGCCCCGGCCGCGGAGGGCCCGGACGGCCGCGTCGTCGACATCCGCCCCGGCGGCAGGCGGCTGCCGGCGAAGGCCCGCGCGCCCCGGCGCAACCCGGGCGAGCAGGCGGTGCTGACCGAGGACCAGGCGGAGCGGATCGTCTCCAACCTGCGCGCGGGTGACGCGGCCACGGCGCGGCGCCGGGGTTCGACGGTCAAGGCGCCGGGAGGTGGCGGCGCGGACACGTCGGCGACGCTCGAGCTGCTGTCCCGGGCCACGCTCGAACGCCGTGAGGTCTGGATCGGCTTCGTCGACTCGCGCGGCACCGCCAGCCAGCGCGTCGTCCGCCCCATCCGCGTCGGCGGCGGGATCCTCGAAGGCGACAACAACGAGCGCTACTCCCTGCACCGCATCACCTCGGCGGCGCTGGTCGAGGACTGA
- a CDS encoding nitroreductase/quinone reductase family protein, giving the protein MTTLPGRLRPANRLIRLLTRAGLPLGTIHVVTVPGRRSGAPRATPVSPLTVGGHRYVIAGLPESDWARNVRAAGRGELARGRRRQPVTLTEVTDPGLRREVVRAFPREVPHGVPMFVKLGIVTKGDPDEFAAVAGRVAVFRIAPAAG; this is encoded by the coding sequence GTGACGACCCTCCCCGGCCGGCTGCGGCCCGCCAACCGGCTCATCCGCCTGCTGACGCGGGCCGGGCTGCCCCTCGGCACGATCCACGTCGTGACGGTCCCGGGCCGCCGCTCGGGTGCGCCGCGGGCCACGCCGGTCTCCCCGCTGACCGTCGGTGGGCACCGCTACGTCATCGCCGGCCTGCCGGAGTCCGACTGGGCGCGCAACGTCCGCGCCGCGGGCCGCGGTGAGCTCGCGCGCGGCCGCCGCCGGCAGCCGGTGACGCTCACCGAGGTCACCGACCCCGGCCTGCGCCGCGAGGTCGTGCGGGCTTTCCCGCGCGAGGTCCCGCACGGGGTGCCGATGTTCGTCAAGCTGGGCATCGTCACGAAGGGCGACCCGGACGAGTTCGCCGCGGTGGCCGGCCGGGTCGCGGTCTTCCGGATCGCCCCCGCGGCGGGCTGA
- the moaA gene encoding GTP 3',8-cyclase MoaA: MPRPENPRLIDTFGRVATDLRVSLTDRCNLRCTYCMPAEGLDWMPGEEVLTDDELVRLMRIAVEMLGVTDIRLTGGEPLLRPGLEDLVARITALEPRPRLSMTTNGIGLAKRAKDLAAAGLARINVSLDTVDPATFLEITRRDRLSHVLAGMAAARDAGMTPVKVNAVLMRGVNDTEAVALLKFCLAEGYHLRFIEQMPLDAQHGWNRGEMITASEILGMLGTEFSLSPFPVSRGGAPAERWLVDGGPGDVGVIASVTRPFCAACERTRLTADGAVRSCLFSNDETDLRALVRAGVRDEEVADAWRATMWGKLAGHEINDAGFAQPIRPMSAIGG; the protein is encoded by the coding sequence GTGCCCCGACCCGAGAACCCACGACTCATCGACACCTTCGGCCGGGTGGCCACCGATCTGCGGGTTTCCCTGACGGATCGGTGCAATCTGCGCTGCACCTACTGCATGCCCGCCGAAGGCCTCGACTGGATGCCGGGCGAGGAAGTCCTGACCGACGACGAGCTGGTCCGGCTGATGCGGATCGCCGTCGAGATGCTGGGCGTCACCGACATCCGGCTCACCGGCGGTGAACCGCTCCTGCGGCCGGGCCTCGAGGACCTCGTCGCGCGGATCACGGCGCTCGAGCCGCGGCCCCGGCTGTCCATGACGACCAACGGGATCGGCCTGGCCAAGCGCGCGAAGGACCTCGCGGCCGCCGGGCTGGCCCGGATCAACGTCTCGCTCGACACCGTCGACCCCGCGACCTTCCTCGAGATCACCCGGCGCGACCGGCTCTCGCACGTGCTGGCCGGCATGGCCGCCGCGCGCGACGCCGGGATGACGCCGGTCAAGGTCAACGCCGTGCTGATGCGGGGCGTCAACGACACCGAAGCCGTGGCGCTGCTGAAGTTCTGCCTCGCCGAGGGCTACCACCTGCGGTTCATCGAGCAGATGCCGCTGGACGCCCAGCACGGCTGGAACCGCGGCGAGATGATCACCGCGTCCGAGATCCTCGGGATGCTGGGCACGGAGTTCTCGCTGAGCCCGTTCCCGGTGTCCCGCGGCGGGGCGCCGGCCGAGCGCTGGCTGGTCGACGGCGGCCCGGGCGACGTCGGCGTGATCGCGTCGGTGACCCGGCCGTTCTGCGCCGCCTGCGAGCGGACCCGGCTGACCGCGGACGGCGCGGTGCGCTCCTGCCTGTTCAGCAACGACGAGACCGACCTGCGCGCCCTCGTGCGCGCGGGTGTGCGCGATGAAGAAGTGGCGGACGCCTGGCGGGCGACAATGTGGGGGAAGCTCGCGGGGCACGAGATCAACGACGCCGGGTTCGCACAGCCGATCCGGCCGATGAGCGCGATCGGCGGCTGA
- a CDS encoding DUF742 domain-containing protein, whose product MRISGFDDPDSTGWDALHRGTEREGFDSPSKFDMSTLSTIMPRRKRQTPPPPQPRPDPQGYTDEDTREWGSSAAATPDDGYEDDSYQDDGYDTGYHSGYDDGGHAAGRPEWRDEPRYEPEPPPVETWTPPRGAGRAPAPRPPAPRPPAPRPPASRPRAQAPAPSWAPPVDPRAGWTPPPDPETRWIPQPPEPYGYDEPAPWNEPAARVASPVPVASAGSRVRPYTRTGGRTRSDHNLALEALVSTSDDGRRYRGVRSVEHRRICDLCLDTRSIAEIAAHLRLPLGVVKVLVGDMADIGLVLVHHTELILGDRSSRDFMERVLAGLRAL is encoded by the coding sequence ATGAGGATTTCGGGATTCGACGATCCGGACTCCACCGGCTGGGACGCACTGCACCGCGGCACCGAGCGCGAGGGTTTCGATTCGCCGAGCAAGTTCGATATGTCGACGTTGTCGACGATCATGCCGCGCCGGAAGCGGCAGACGCCGCCTCCTCCGCAGCCGCGGCCGGACCCGCAGGGCTACACCGACGAGGACACCCGCGAATGGGGCTCCTCGGCGGCCGCGACCCCCGACGACGGCTACGAAGACGACAGCTACCAAGACGACGGTTACGACACCGGCTACCACTCCGGTTACGACGACGGCGGGCACGCCGCCGGCCGGCCGGAGTGGCGGGACGAGCCGCGCTACGAGCCGGAGCCGCCGCCGGTGGAGACCTGGACGCCGCCGCGTGGCGCGGGCCGGGCCCCGGCACCGCGGCCGCCCGCGCCCCGGCCGCCGGCCCCGCGCCCGCCCGCGTCCCGGCCCCGGGCCCAGGCGCCCGCGCCGTCGTGGGCCCCGCCGGTCGACCCCCGCGCCGGCTGGACGCCGCCGCCGGACCCGGAGACTCGCTGGATCCCGCAGCCGCCCGAGCCCTACGGCTACGACGAACCGGCCCCCTGGAACGAGCCCGCCGCACGCGTGGCGAGCCCGGTCCCGGTGGCTTCGGCCGGCTCGCGGGTGCGGCCGTACACCCGCACCGGTGGCCGCACCCGGTCCGACCACAACCTGGCGCTCGAGGCCCTGGTCTCGACGTCCGACGACGGCCGCCGCTACCGCGGTGTCCGCTCGGTCGAGCACCGCCGGATCTGCGACCTGTGCCTCGACACGCGGTCGATCGCGGAGATCGCCGCGCACCTGCGGCTGCCGCTGGGTGTGGTGAAGGTGCTGGTCGGCGACATGGCCGACATCGGGCTGGTGCTGGTCCACCACACCGAGCTGATCCTGGGCGACCGCTCGTCCCGCGACTTCATGGAACGCGTCCTGGCGGGCCTGCGGGCCTTGTAG
- a CDS encoding roadblock/LC7 domain-containing protein: MTASGQGTFGWLMTEFVRRVPGAAHAVLVSADGLLLAPSEGLPQERAEQLSAVASGLLSLTHGAARCFEAGGVNQTVVEMERGYLFLMSVSDGSSLAVLAAPTCDIGTVAYEMTLLVEQVGQQITPELRAQLQGGVRG; the protein is encoded by the coding sequence GTGACGGCATCCGGCCAGGGCACGTTCGGCTGGCTCATGACGGAGTTCGTGCGCCGGGTACCCGGCGCCGCCCACGCCGTTCTGGTGTCCGCAGACGGCCTGCTGCTGGCGCCGTCGGAGGGCCTGCCCCAGGAGCGAGCCGAGCAGCTGTCCGCAGTGGCCTCCGGACTGCTCAGCCTGACGCACGGAGCCGCACGCTGTTTCGAGGCGGGCGGTGTCAACCAGACGGTAGTGGAGATGGAGCGCGGCTACTTGTTCCTGATGTCCGTTTCGGACGGCTCGTCGCTGGCGGTGCTGGCCGCGCCGACGTGTGACATCGGCACGGTCGCGTACGAGATGACCCTGCTCGTCGAGCAGGTCGGCCAGCAGATCACCCCCGAGCTGCGCGCGCAGCTGCAGGGCGGCGTGCGTGGGTAG
- a CDS encoding molybdenum cofactor biosynthesis protein MoaE, which produces MKRTARVIVASNRAAKGIYEDKTGPVIAAWLADRGYDVPAPVVVEDGDPVGVALRAALADGVAVVLTTGGTGISPTDRTPDVTKAVLDHELPGVADAIRAAGLPKVPSAVLSRGVAGVAGRTLVVNLPGSSGGVKDGLGVLDGILDHAVDQLAGGDHPRAVPTGPAVRVARALVTAEPLSVEEHARLVEDDAAGAVVTFAGVVRDHDGGKGVRDLTYEGHPSASQVIADVVADLSARWTGVRAVAVSHRIGPLTIGDVALAIAVAAEHRGQAFTACAELVDEVKARLPVWKHQHFTDGTDEWVNSP; this is translated from the coding sequence GTGAAGCGCACTGCGCGGGTGATCGTGGCGTCCAACCGCGCCGCGAAGGGGATCTACGAGGACAAGACCGGCCCGGTGATCGCCGCCTGGCTGGCCGATCGCGGGTACGACGTCCCGGCGCCGGTCGTGGTCGAGGACGGCGACCCGGTCGGGGTGGCGCTGCGGGCCGCGCTGGCCGACGGCGTGGCCGTCGTGCTCACCACCGGCGGCACCGGGATCTCGCCGACCGACCGCACCCCGGACGTCACGAAGGCGGTCCTGGACCACGAGCTGCCGGGCGTCGCGGACGCGATCCGCGCGGCGGGCCTGCCCAAGGTGCCCTCAGCGGTCCTCTCGCGCGGTGTGGCCGGGGTTGCGGGGAGGACCCTCGTCGTGAACCTCCCGGGCTCCAGCGGCGGCGTCAAGGACGGTTTGGGCGTCCTCGACGGCATCCTGGACCACGCCGTCGATCAGCTGGCCGGCGGCGACCACCCGCGCGCGGTCCCCACGGGCCCGGCGGTCCGCGTCGCGCGGGCGCTGGTGACCGCGGAGCCGCTCTCGGTCGAGGAGCACGCCCGCCTGGTCGAGGACGACGCCGCGGGCGCGGTGGTGACGTTCGCCGGCGTGGTCCGCGACCACGACGGCGGCAAGGGCGTGCGCGACCTGACCTACGAGGGCCACCCGAGCGCGAGCCAGGTCATCGCGGACGTCGTGGCCGACCTGTCGGCCCGCTGGACCGGCGTCCGGGCGGTCGCGGTCAGCCACCGCATCGGCCCGCTGACGATCGGCGACGTCGCACTGGCGATCGCGGTGGCGGCCGAGCACCGCGGCCAGGCGTTCACGGCGTGCGCGGAGCTGGTGGACGAGGTCAAGGCCCGCCTCCCGGTCTGGAAGCACCAGCACTTCACCGACGGCACGGACGAGTGGGTCAACTCGCCCTGA
- the moaC gene encoding cyclic pyranopterin monophosphate synthase MoaC: protein MSELSHVDETGAARMVDVSGKTASARTALAAGTVRTTAEVLRLLATDGLPKGDALATARIAGIMGAKRVPELIPLCHQIALSGVKVEFELGEAEVRIRATAKTTDVTGVEMEALTAVAVAGLTVHDMIKAVDPAATLDEVRLLRKDGGKTGTWERP from the coding sequence GTGAGTGAACTCAGCCACGTCGACGAGACCGGCGCCGCCCGGATGGTCGACGTCTCCGGCAAGACCGCCTCCGCGCGCACCGCGCTCGCGGCCGGCACCGTGCGGACCACCGCCGAGGTGCTCCGGCTGCTCGCCACCGACGGCCTCCCGAAGGGTGACGCGCTGGCCACCGCGCGGATCGCCGGGATCATGGGCGCCAAGCGGGTGCCCGAGCTGATCCCGCTGTGCCACCAGATCGCGTTGTCCGGGGTCAAGGTCGAGTTCGAGCTGGGCGAGGCCGAGGTCCGGATCCGCGCGACCGCCAAGACCACCGACGTCACCGGCGTCGAGATGGAGGCGCTGACCGCGGTGGCCGTGGCCGGGCTGACCGTGCACGACATGATCAAGGCCGTCGATCCGGCGGCGACGCTGGACGAGGTCCGCCTGCTCCGCAAGGACGGCGGCAAGACCGGGACCTGGGAGCGGCCGTGA
- a CDS encoding NAD-dependent malic enzyme: protein MPVPGPGYSITVRVEAPASSSAAGDLTTAVGRVGGVLTAFDVVESHSDSIVVDISANALSENHANDITQTLDSLPGVKVRKVSDRTFLIHLGGKIEVTPKVALRNRDDLSRAYTPGVARVCQAIAANPEDARRLTIKRNTVAVVTDGSAVLGLGNIGPAAALPVMEGKAALFKKFADVDAWPVCLDTQDTEEIIMIVKALAPVYAGINLEDIAAPRCFEIEKRLREQLDIPVFHDDQHGTAIVVVAALRNALRVVKKNIEDCKIVVSGVGAAGSAIIRLLLRKNPGDIVAADIDGIVHSARGNLDDNLTWIASHTNAEQVSGTLHEALVGADVFIGVSAPNLFGAEQVATMKDDAVVFALANPDPEIDPLEAQQHAAVVATGRSDFPNQINNVLAFPGVFRGLLDAHANNIDDDMLLAASDAIADVVDNGKLNASFIVPSVFDSAVAPAVAEAVRKAVRAER, encoded by the coding sequence ATGCCGGTTCCCGGTCCCGGATATTCGATCACCGTCCGGGTCGAGGCCCCGGCCTCGTCCAGCGCGGCCGGTGACCTCACCACTGCCGTCGGGCGCGTCGGTGGCGTGCTGACCGCGTTCGACGTCGTGGAGTCCCACTCCGACTCGATCGTGGTCGACATCAGCGCCAACGCGCTGTCGGAGAACCACGCGAACGACATCACCCAGACGCTCGACTCGCTGCCCGGTGTCAAGGTCCGCAAGGTCTCCGACCGGACGTTCCTGATCCACCTCGGCGGCAAGATCGAGGTCACCCCCAAGGTCGCGCTCCGCAACCGTGACGACCTCTCCCGCGCCTACACCCCGGGCGTCGCGCGCGTCTGCCAGGCGATCGCGGCGAACCCCGAGGACGCGCGGCGGCTGACCATCAAGCGCAACACCGTCGCGGTGGTCACCGACGGGTCCGCCGTGCTCGGCCTGGGCAACATCGGCCCCGCCGCGGCGCTGCCGGTGATGGAGGGCAAGGCGGCGCTGTTCAAGAAGTTCGCCGACGTCGACGCCTGGCCGGTCTGCCTGGACACCCAGGACACCGAAGAGATCATCATGATCGTCAAGGCGCTCGCACCGGTCTACGCGGGCATCAACCTCGAGGACATCGCCGCGCCGCGCTGCTTCGAGATCGAGAAGCGGCTGCGCGAGCAGCTCGACATCCCGGTGTTCCACGACGACCAGCACGGCACCGCGATCGTGGTCGTCGCCGCGCTCCGCAACGCCCTGCGCGTGGTCAAGAAGAACATCGAGGACTGCAAGATCGTGGTCAGCGGCGTCGGCGCGGCCGGTTCGGCGATCATCCGGCTGCTGCTGCGCAAGAACCCGGGCGACATCGTCGCCGCGGACATCGACGGCATCGTCCACTCCGCGCGCGGCAACCTCGACGACAACCTGACCTGGATCGCGTCGCACACCAACGCCGAGCAGGTCAGCGGCACCCTGCACGAGGCCCTGGTCGGCGCGGACGTCTTCATCGGCGTCTCGGCGCCCAACCTGTTCGGCGCCGAGCAGGTCGCGACCATGAAGGACGACGCGGTCGTCTTCGCGCTGGCCAACCCGGACCCGGAGATCGACCCGCTCGAGGCGCAGCAGCACGCTGCCGTCGTCGCGACCGGCCGCAGCGACTTCCCGAACCAGATCAACAACGTGCTGGCCTTCCCGGGCGTCTTCCGCGGCCTGCTCGACGCGCACGCCAACAACATCGACGACGACATGCTGCTGGCCGCGTCCGACGCGATCGCCGACGTCGTCGACAACGGCAAGCTCAACGCGTCGTTCATCGTGCCGAGCGTGTTCGACAGCGCGGTGGCGCCCGCGGTCGCCGAGGCGGTGCGCAAGGCCGTCCGCGCCGAGCGCTGA
- a CDS encoding MarR family winged helix-turn-helix transcriptional regulator produces MSKQLPSRAELIAEATHAAADFGAAGDLVDEAAAAAFGVNRTDLRIIGLVMTAGTLTAGGLATAAGLSPAATTTAIQRLIHAGHLTRKTDAEDRRRAVVELTPHAVDLLEEVYAPVERAGRELLERYSAEELVFIIDLLRRGERLQLAQARRVRGE; encoded by the coding sequence GTGTCGAAACAACTGCCGTCCCGGGCCGAGCTGATCGCCGAGGCCACCCACGCCGCGGCCGACTTCGGCGCGGCCGGCGACCTGGTCGACGAGGCCGCGGCGGCGGCGTTCGGCGTCAACCGGACGGATCTGCGGATCATCGGCCTGGTCATGACGGCGGGCACGCTGACGGCCGGCGGGCTGGCCACGGCGGCCGGCCTGAGCCCGGCCGCGACGACGACGGCGATCCAGCGGCTGATCCACGCCGGGCACCTGACGCGAAAAACCGACGCCGAAGATCGGCGCCGGGCGGTGGTGGAGCTGACTCCGCACGCGGTGGACCTGCTGGAAGAGGTCTACGCGCCGGTCGAACGAGCCGGGCGTGAGCTGCTCGAGCGGTACTCCGCGGAAGAACTGGTGTTCATCATCGACCTGCTGCGCCGCGGCGAGCGGCTGCAGCTCGCGCAAGCGCGCCGGGTCCGGGGCGAATGA